Proteins encoded within one genomic window of Hermetia illucens chromosome 2, iHerIll2.2.curated.20191125, whole genome shotgun sequence:
- the LOC119648232 gene encoding tRNA-specific adenosine deaminase 1 isoform X1, whose protein sequence is MMETTSFVPADQIFKLCIEKFNSLPRTGKPTTNEWTVLSCIIQCDSNSKNAKVISLGTGTKCIGSDQLCEKGLILNDSHAEVMARRGFLRYLYASIRNYLSDGSPLAYNEQTGKYSIKNGISFHFFSTHAPCGDATIVSKSTGDEEIEPGTKKMKLSPEFTDNFTGAKLIAANENTDLMSQDEGAIRTKPGRGIRTLSVSCSDKLSRWNILGIQGALINIFLDKPVYFETLTFSGQVSEISVKRALYGRWRKVSFNSERYKLQMPRINICSPDLKFEFEQTTETDPSPASIVWADVQEKPLEVAVSGKRQGVTKSKRNTISGALRISKVWLFHEFVSTLSSQPSLQKSFYPNSDDFHKITYKEAKFCSEEYQSAWNLLKTDYFQNWTKKSEKLLDFKLEDR, encoded by the exons ATGATGGAGACTACCTCATTTGTTCCAGCTGATCAAATTTTTAAGCTTTGTATAGAAAAATTCAATTCCCTTCCGCGTACCGGAAAGCCGACAACAAATGAATGGACAGTATTATCATGTATAATACAATGTGACAGCAATTCGAAAAATGCCAAAGTTATTTCGTTAGGAACTGGTACAAAATGTATCGGAAGTGATCAGTTGTGCGAAAAAGGATTGATTTTGAATGACTCTCACGCTGAAGTTATGGCAAGACGTGGATTCCTCCGGTATCTGTATGCAAGCATTCGAAACTATTTATCGGATGGGAGCCCATTAGCATACAATGAACAGACAGGAAAATATTCCATAAAGAATGGAAtaagtttccatttttttagtACCCACGCTCCTTGTGGGGATGCAACTATAGTTTCAAAATCTACCGGTGACGAAGAAATTGAGCCAGggacgaaaaaaatgaaattgtctCCAGAATTTACGGACAATTTCACAGGTGCAAAACTCATAGCAGCTAATGAAAATACAGACTTAATGTCTCAAGACGAAGGTGCGATTCGGACAAAACCGGGACGTGGTATAAGAACTTTATCGGTATCGTGTAGTGACAAGTTGTCTCGTTGGAATATACTAGGAATTCAAGGAGcgttaataaatatatttttggatAAGCCAGTGTACTTTGAAACTCTAACGTTTTCTGGTCAAGTTAGTGAAATATCGGTAAAACGAGCATTATACGGTCGGTGGCGGAAAGTGAGTTTCAACAGTGAAAGATACAAGTTGCAAATGCCAAGGATTAACATTTGCTCACCCGATCTAAAATTTGAGTTTGAACAAACAACTGAAACGGATCCATCGCCTGCGAGTATAGTATGGGCTGATGTTCAAGAGAA ACCTCTGGAGGTAGCCGTATCCGGAAAACGACAAGGAGTTACGAAATCTAAACGAAACACCATTTCAGGTGCATTAAGAATATCTAAAGTATGGTTATTTCATGAATTTGTTTCTACtttatcttcacaaccatctttACAAAAAAGCTTTTATCCAAATTCTGACGATTTCCATAAAATAACTTACAAAGAAGCAAAATTTTGTTCAGAGGAATATCAGTCTGCTTGGAACCTCTTAAAAAcagattattttcaaaattggacAAAGAAATCAGAAAAATTATTAGATTTTAAGTTAGAAGATCGGTAG
- the LOC119648232 gene encoding tRNA-specific adenosine deaminase 1 isoform X3 has protein sequence MMETTSFVPADQIFKLCIEKFNSLPRTGKPTTNEWTVLSCIIQCDSNSKNAKVISLGTGTKCIGSDQLCEKGLILNDSHAEVMARRGFLRYLYASIRNYLSDGSPLAYNEQTGKYSIKNGISFHFFSTHAPCGDATIVSKSTGDEEIEPGTKKMKLSPEFTDNFTGAKLIAANENTDLMSQDEGAIRTKPGRGIRTLSVSCSDKLSRWNILGIQGALINIFLDKPVYFETLTFSGQVSEISVKRALYGRWRKVSFNSERYKLQMPRINICSPDLKFEFEQTTETDPSPASIVWADVQEKPLEVAVSGKRQGVTKSKRNTISASSGHRRLEGSCKQL, from the exons ATGATGGAGACTACCTCATTTGTTCCAGCTGATCAAATTTTTAAGCTTTGTATAGAAAAATTCAATTCCCTTCCGCGTACCGGAAAGCCGACAACAAATGAATGGACAGTATTATCATGTATAATACAATGTGACAGCAATTCGAAAAATGCCAAAGTTATTTCGTTAGGAACTGGTACAAAATGTATCGGAAGTGATCAGTTGTGCGAAAAAGGATTGATTTTGAATGACTCTCACGCTGAAGTTATGGCAAGACGTGGATTCCTCCGGTATCTGTATGCAAGCATTCGAAACTATTTATCGGATGGGAGCCCATTAGCATACAATGAACAGACAGGAAAATATTCCATAAAGAATGGAAtaagtttccatttttttagtACCCACGCTCCTTGTGGGGATGCAACTATAGTTTCAAAATCTACCGGTGACGAAGAAATTGAGCCAGggacgaaaaaaatgaaattgtctCCAGAATTTACGGACAATTTCACAGGTGCAAAACTCATAGCAGCTAATGAAAATACAGACTTAATGTCTCAAGACGAAGGTGCGATTCGGACAAAACCGGGACGTGGTATAAGAACTTTATCGGTATCGTGTAGTGACAAGTTGTCTCGTTGGAATATACTAGGAATTCAAGGAGcgttaataaatatatttttggatAAGCCAGTGTACTTTGAAACTCTAACGTTTTCTGGTCAAGTTAGTGAAATATCGGTAAAACGAGCATTATACGGTCGGTGGCGGAAAGTGAGTTTCAACAGTGAAAGATACAAGTTGCAAATGCCAAGGATTAACATTTGCTCACCCGATCTAAAATTTGAGTTTGAACAAACAACTGAAACGGATCCATCGCCTGCGAGTATAGTATGGGCTGATGTTCAAGAGAA ACCTCTGGAGGTAGCCGTATCCGGAAAACGACAAGGAGTTACGAAATCTAAACGAAACACCATTTCAG
- the LOC119648232 gene encoding tRNA-specific adenosine deaminase 1 isoform X2: MMETTSFVPADQIFKLCIEKFNSLPRTGKPTTNEWTVLSCIIQCDSNSKNAKVISLGTGTKCIGSDQLCEKGLILNDSHAEVMARRGFLRYLYASIRNYLSDGSPLAYNEQTGKYSIKNGISFHFFSTHAPCGDATIVSKSTGDEEIEPGTKKMKLSPEFTDNFTGAKLIAANENTDLMSQDEGAIRTKPGRGIRTLSVSCSDKLSRWNILGIQGALINIFLDKPVYFETLTFSGQVSEISVKRALYGRWRKVSFNSERYKLQMPRINICSPDLKFEFEQTTETDPSPASIVWADVQEKPLEVAVSGKRQGVTKSKRNTISEIYRKGPLKFIRGGKSA; the protein is encoded by the exons ATGATGGAGACTACCTCATTTGTTCCAGCTGATCAAATTTTTAAGCTTTGTATAGAAAAATTCAATTCCCTTCCGCGTACCGGAAAGCCGACAACAAATGAATGGACAGTATTATCATGTATAATACAATGTGACAGCAATTCGAAAAATGCCAAAGTTATTTCGTTAGGAACTGGTACAAAATGTATCGGAAGTGATCAGTTGTGCGAAAAAGGATTGATTTTGAATGACTCTCACGCTGAAGTTATGGCAAGACGTGGATTCCTCCGGTATCTGTATGCAAGCATTCGAAACTATTTATCGGATGGGAGCCCATTAGCATACAATGAACAGACAGGAAAATATTCCATAAAGAATGGAAtaagtttccatttttttagtACCCACGCTCCTTGTGGGGATGCAACTATAGTTTCAAAATCTACCGGTGACGAAGAAATTGAGCCAGggacgaaaaaaatgaaattgtctCCAGAATTTACGGACAATTTCACAGGTGCAAAACTCATAGCAGCTAATGAAAATACAGACTTAATGTCTCAAGACGAAGGTGCGATTCGGACAAAACCGGGACGTGGTATAAGAACTTTATCGGTATCGTGTAGTGACAAGTTGTCTCGTTGGAATATACTAGGAATTCAAGGAGcgttaataaatatatttttggatAAGCCAGTGTACTTTGAAACTCTAACGTTTTCTGGTCAAGTTAGTGAAATATCGGTAAAACGAGCATTATACGGTCGGTGGCGGAAAGTGAGTTTCAACAGTGAAAGATACAAGTTGCAAATGCCAAGGATTAACATTTGCTCACCCGATCTAAAATTTGAGTTTGAACAAACAACTGAAACGGATCCATCGCCTGCGAGTATAGTATGGGCTGATGTTCAAGAGAA ACCTCTGGAGGTAGCCGTATCCGGAAAACGACAAGGAGTTACGAAATCTAAACGAAACACCATTTCAG
- the LOC119649351 gene encoding FYVE, RhoGEF and PH domain-containing protein 4: MSRIPRTPLRSRGGNIMEERTPQLSLSRELKQVLNERNLLTAKTRKKVCSMLENMTPQERNELDKRRSLRLQAIGEILTSEKSYLKQLEVLMDYFIVPLKQRSIIDTATHTTLFGQIEIIYNLNGELLKELEMDLNNVASAFLKLAPFFKLYSVYAFDYKNALLILQDLTSKNPVFRKFIQDTGSRPEVQAKLNSLMIVPIQRVPRYRLLLQQVLLYTSPVDPDFKILKDSVKEVESTVSHINSVIEDQEGTQILLNLQNSLTNRTPNIVKPSRKVIKEGVLYKVDRNGAQVKRYCVLMSDIFMYCKILKDRSKNTQVENSLQCCCIFPLKKCKIYELFPGNFKISCQGDGVILCTTDQHLGQMWVSSLRDAIELHIQCRKTLRKESSKRTPMRKKDLKNFDADCILSPNKRKCDYESVFRCKSSGSDSENDDGNTSCFNFKSKASKRKPAPEGDASMPNPRESTTSTNFTSDQIFKVPQTPPNRPIQPKIPRSNKKSEIKATSTANNSIDSRSNKSDDYDPTYGFVNRFSDTKSYFRTHNVDSIPNSVNAAEILLGCESTPVMDVLFPLRHDSGGSEKSESSWLHKRSFDDKENMTSCEEPTFPKKRVKFEDLETGHKTSEFDDTTNIHRMKPSGYDFSNVSEGSENRISLKQRIVDFFANMF; this comes from the exons ATGAGTAGAATACCGAGAACACCACTTCGTTCTCGTGGCGGCAACATAATGGAGGAGAGGACACCGCAACTGAGCCTGAGTCGTGAACTTAAACAGGTGCTTAATGAAAGGAACTTGTTAACAGCCAAAACCCGAAAGAAAG TTTGTTCAATGTTGGAGAATATGACGCCGCAGGAGCGAAATGAGCTGGACAAACGACGATCATTACGCCTGCAAGCCATTGGTGAAATCCTGACTTCGGAAAAGTCCTATCTTAAACAACTCGAGGTTTTGATGGATTATTTCATTGTTCCCCTGAAGCAGCGATCTATAATCGACACAGCCACACATACTACGCTCTTCGGACAAATCgaaataatatacaatttaaaTGGCGAACTATTGAAGGAACTTGAAATGGATTTGAATAACGTCGCAAGTGCATTTCTGAAATTGGCGCCTTTCTTCAAACTGTATTCAGTTTACGCGTTCGATTATAAAAACGCTCTTTTGATTTTGCAAGATTTGACTAGCAAGAATCCGGTTTTCCGTAAATTTATTCAGGATACCGGGTCACGGCCTGAAGTTCAGGCAAAACTGAATTCGTTGATGATAGTTCCGATACAAAGGGTACCGAGGTATCGATTGCTGCTGCAACAGGTGTTATTGTACACGAGCCCTGTTGATCCGGATTTCAAGATATTGAAAG ATTCAGTCAAAGAAGTAGAAAGCACTGTTTCGCATATCAATTCTGTCATCGAGGATCAAGAGGGCACACAAATTTTACTGAATCTCCAAAACTCTTTAACCAATCGCACACCAAACATTGTTAAGCCAAGCCGCAAAGTAATCAAGGAAGGAGTTTTGTACAAAGTGGATAGAAATGGTGCCCAAGTCAAACGCTACTGTGTTCTAATGTCTGATATATTCATGTATTGTAAAATCTTAAAG GATCGCTCGAAAAACACACAAGTTGAAAATTCCTTGCAATGCTGTTGTATTTTCCCcttgaaaaaatgcaaaatatacgAATTATTCCCTGGAAACTTTAAAATTAGTTGTCAAGGCGATGGAGTCATTCTCTGCACGACAGATCAACATTTGGGACAAATGTGGGTTTCATCCTTACGTGATGCCATTGAACTGCATATACAGTGTAGGAAGACACTGCGAAAAGAGTCGAGCAAAAGGACGCCAATGCG TAAAAAGGATCTAAAAAACTTTGATGCGGATTGCATTTTAAGTCCGAACAAGCGAAAATGT GACTATGAATCAGTTTTTCGATGCAAAAGTAGTGGATCTGATTCCGAAAATGACGATGGAAACACATCATGcttcaatttcaaatcaaaagcgTCAAAGCGGAAACCTGCACCTGAAGGAGATGCATCAATGCCAAATCCTCGAGAGTCAACTACATCTACGAACTTCACTTCTGACCAAATATTCAAAGTACCACAAACTCCCCCAAATCGTCCAATTCAACCGAAAATACCACGTAGTAATAAGAAATCCGAAATCAAGGCAACCTCTACTGCAAACAATTCAATCGACTCACGCTCCAACAAATCAGATGACTATGATCCAACTTATGGATTTGTGAATCGTTTCTCCGATACAAAATCATATTTCCGAACGCATAATGTTGATTCCATTCCCAATTCAGTAAATGCAGCTGAAATATTGCTGGGCTGTGAAAGCACTCCTGTTATGGATGTCCTATTTCCACTTCGTCACGACTCTGGCGGTAGTGAGAAAAGCGAATCAAGCTGGTTGCATAAACGCAGCTTTGACGATAAAGAAAATATGACTAGCTGTGAAGAGCCAACGTTTCCTAAGAAGCGAGTTAAGTTTGAGGACTTGGAGACAGGTCACAAAACATCTGAGTTCGACGACACGACAAATATTCATCGGATGAAGCCAAGTGGATATGATTTTTCGAATGTAAGTGAGGGATCCGAAAATCGGATATCCTTGAAGCAGCGCATTGTGGATTTTTTTGCGAATATGTTTTAA
- the LOC119649352 gene encoding uncharacterized protein F13E9.13, mitochondrial gives MHRFQKVFGKGKCIVIGMIHVHALPGTPKYSGHFNKIIEQARHEADIYAKHKLDAVLIENMHDVPYVQSEKLGPETVACMTRVAVEVKQVLKHTKIPCGVQILACGNTQALAVAKAANLDFIRVEGYVFGHVADEGYTNACAGEVQRYRRNIDAQNVLVFTDIKKKHSSHSITADVSLLETAKAAEFFMTDGVILTGTSTGHAASLDDLEAVHGKINTPILIGSGITTSNVDQYFQKANGLIVGSHFKVGGHWENELCENTISKFMEKVNSLRA, from the exons ATGCATCGCTTTCAAAAAGTGTTCGGTAAAGGAAAATGTATTGTTATTGGAATGATTCATGTGCACGCCTTGCCAG GGACACCAAAATATAGTGGCCACttcaataaaattattgaacaaGCACGACACGAAGCAGACATTTATGCAAAACACAAATTA GATGCCGTATTGATTGAAAAtatgcatgatgttccatatGTACAAAGCGAGAAGCTTGGACCAGAAACAGTAGCTTGCATGACACGAGTAGCAGTTGAAGTGAAGCAAGTTCTCAAGCATACGAAGATCCCATGTGGGGTGCAG ATCCTAGCATGTGGAAATACTCAAGCCTTGGCTGTCGCAAAAGCTGCCAATCTGGATTTCATTCGAGTTGAAGGCTATGTTTTTGGGCATGTCGCTGATGAAGGATATACAAACGCATGTGCTGGAGAAGTTCAAAGATATCGACGTAATATCGACGCTCAAAACGTTTTAGTTTTCACCGATATCAAGAAAAAACACAGCTCACATTCCATAACAGCCGATGTAAGCCTCTTGGAAACAGCCAAAGCAGCTGAATTTTTCATGACGGATGGAGTTATTTTAACAG GTACATCTACTGGTCACGCTGCTAGTTTAGATGATCTAGAAGCCGTCCACGGGAAAATTAACACACCAATTTTGATTGGGTCTGGAATAACCACATCAAATGTTGATCAGTATTTCCAAAAGGCCAACGGGCTAATTGTGGGCTCACATTTTAAAGTTGGCGGCCATTGGGAGAACGAACTTTGTGAAAATACAATCAGCAAATTTATGGAGAAAGTAAACAGTTTGAGAGCATGA